The proteins below are encoded in one region of Lactuca sativa cultivar Salinas chromosome 3, Lsat_Salinas_v11, whole genome shotgun sequence:
- the LOC111912348 gene encoding uncharacterized protein LOC111912348 produces MSAYENVVTGKLKLKGKALDVKAGGTKKAKKKKMNKVLSNEITQTIENEFSEGMELEETTNDGKKSRDGSGSYVDNLTPAEKRYMDQRQKIDMQKMAKTSNKSHRDRISDFNQYLANMSEHYDIPKVGPG; encoded by the exons ATGTCGGCATACGAGAACGTTGTTACAGGAAAGCTGAAACTAAAGGGTAAGGCCCTTGACGTCAAAGCTGGTGGAACCAAGAaggcgaagaagaagaagatgaacaaagTTTTATCTAATGAAATCACTCAAACAATCGAGAACGAGTTTTCTGAAG GCATGGAGTTGGAAGAGACAACAAACGATGGGAAGAAATCAAGAGATGGTTCCGGTTCGTATGTAGATAATTTGACTCCAGCTGAGAAGCGTTATATGGATCAAAGACAGAAAATAGACATGCAAAAGATGGCAAAAACATCAAACAAATCACATCGTGACAGGATTTCTGACTTCAACCAGTATCTCGCAAACATGAGCGAACACTACGACATCCCAAAAGTTGGTCCTGGCTAA
- the LOC111912343 gene encoding uncharacterized protein LOC111912343, with translation MLPPELQPPSYRPYISPSMSAPSFSTTFNNGHSPERNPSPIYTNGSSSTRRSLKNSRFAPSSFVHNARIAIALVPCAAFLLDLGGTPVVAALTLGLMIAYILDSLNFKSGSFFSVWFSLIAAQITFFFSSSLFVTFNSIPLGLLACFVCALTNFLIGVWASLQFKWIQIEYPTIVLALERLLFACIPFIASVLFSWATVSAVGMVNASYYHMVFNCIFYWLYSIPRVSSFKLKQEVSYHGGVVPDDNLILGQLESCLHTLNLLFFPLMFHIASHYSIVFSSASTVCDLFLLFFIPFLFQLYASTRGALWWVTKSEHQLRSIRVVNGAVALVIVVICLEVRVVFHSFARYIQVPWPLNYLLVTATMLGGAAGAGAYEMGMIADASSSLAFTGLAVFVSAAGAIVVGFPVLFLPLPAVAGFYLARFFTKKSLSSYFAFVILGSLMVTWFVLHNFWDLNIWLAGMSLKSFCKLIVADVILAMVVPGLALLPQKLHYLTEVGLISHALLLCYIENRFYTYSGIYYYSFDDEVMYPSYMVFLTTFLGLALVRRLSVDHHIGSKAVWVLTCLYSSKLSMLFMTSKTALWASTVLLLAVTPPLLLYKDRSRTASKMKPWQGYTHAAVFGLSVWFCRETIFEALQWWNGRSPSGGLLLGFCILLTGLACLPIVALHFSHVMSAKRSLVLVIATGLLFIIMQPPLPTSWTYHSELIKAARQSTDDISIYGFITSKPTWPSWLLMSAILLSLAAVTSIIPIKYIVELRMIFSIAMGIALGVFISAEYFLQATILHLLIVVTMVCTCVFVVFTHLPSASSTKVLPWVFALLVALFPVTYLLEGQVRIKTLLAETGVGDVGEEDSKLTALLAVEGARTSLLGLYAAIFMLIALEIKFELASLMREKFNDQGAGSLRHSQSGQSVSFPPKMRFMNQRRVLTVPAFTIKRIAVEGAWMPAVGNVATVMCFAICLILNVNLTGGSNRAIFFLAPILLLLNQDSDFVAGFGDKQRYFPVTVVISGYLMLTSVYSIWEEIWQGDVGWGMQIGGPDWIFAVKNLALLILTIPSHVLFNRFVWSYTKRNDSMPLLTIPLNLPPSIITDVVKIRILGLLGIIYSLAQYLISRQQYVSGLKYI, from the exons ATGTTACCGCCGGAGCTCCAACCTCCTTCATATCGCCCCTACATCTCTCCTTCGATGAGTGCCCCCAGCTTCTCCACCACCTTCAATAATGGCCACTCTCCCGAGAGGAACCCTAGCCCTATTTACACCAACGGCAGCAGCAGTACTCGCAGATCACTGAAGAACTCTCGCTTCGCTCCGTCTTCCTTCGTCCACAACGCTAGGATCGCTATCGCGCTTGTGCCATGCGCTGCCTTTCTTCTCGATCTCGGCGGCACTCCAGTCGTCGCCGCCCTAACCCTAGGCCTTATGATCGCTTACATTCTCGACTCGCTCAACTTCAAGTCTGGCTCCTTTTTCTCCGTGTGGTTTTCTCTCATAGCTGCACAGATCACTTTCTTCTTCAGTTCGTCTCTGTTCGTGACCTTCAATTCGATCCCTCTCGGCTTGCTTGCCTGTTTTGTATGCGCCCTGACTAATTTCCTAATTGGTGTTTGGGCGTCCCTTCAGTTTAAGTGGATTCAAATCGAGTACCCGACCATTGTCCTCGCTCTCGAACGCCTTCTTTTTGCCTGCATCCCTTTCATAGCTTCGGTTCTTTTCAGCTGGGCAACTGTCTCTGCTGTTGGTATGGTCAATGCTTCCTACTATCACATGGTCTTTAACTGCATTTTCTACTGGCTGTACTCAATTCCTCGCGTTTCATCCTTTAAATTGAAGCAAGAAGTGAGTTACCATGGTGGAGTAGTTCCTGATGATAATTTAATCCTTGGCCAGCTCGAGAGTTGCTTGCACACGTTAAACCTCCTATTCTTCCCTCTGATGTTTCACATTGCATCGCACTATTCGATTGTATTTTCCTCCGCCTCTACAGTCTGTGACTTGTTCCTTCTTTTTTTCATTCCCTTCTTGTTTCAACTATATGCATCCACCAGGGGGGCTCTCTGGTGGGTCACCAAGAGTGAACACCAACTGAGAAGTATTCGAGTAGTGAATGGTGCTGTTGCTTTGGTCATTGTTGTCATTTGCTTGGAGGTCAGGGTTGTTTTCCATTCCTTTGCTCGCTATATTCAAGTTCCTTGGCCATTGAATTATCTTCTGGTCACTGCAACTATGCTTGGAGGGGCTGCTGGTGCTGGTGCTTATGAAATGGGCATGATTGCTGATGCTTCCAGTTCATTGGCTTTCACTGGTTTGGCCGTCTTTGTGAGTGCTGCTGGAGCAATCGTTGTGGGATTTCCTGTATTG TTCCTTCCACTCCCTGCAGTAGCTGGATTTTATCTAGCTCGTTTTTTCACAAAAAAGAGCCTCTCATCATATTTCGCTTTTGTCATACTCGGGAGCTTAATGGTGACATGGTTTGTCTTGCATAATTTCTGGGACCTCAACATCTGGCTAGCAGGCATGTCATTAAAATCCTTCTGTAAGCTCATAGTTGCTGATGTCATATTAGCAATGGTGGTTCCTGGTTTAGCCCTTCTTCCCCAAAAGCTTCATTACCTAACAGAAGTCGGTTTAATCAGTCACGCATTACTCCTATGCTACATCGAGAATCGTTTTTACACATACTCAGGGATATATTACTACAGCTTTGATGATGAGGTGATGTACCCAAGTTACATGGTGTTTTTAACAACTTTTCTCGGATTAGCCCTCGTGAGAAGACTCTCTGTGGACCACCATATCGGATCAAAAGCCGTTTGGGTGTTAACTTGTTTGTATTCATCAAAACTCTCCATGTTGTTCATGACTTCAAAAACCGCTCTATGGGCATCCACTGTTCTTTTATTAGCTGTCACTCCTCCATTGCTTCTATACAA GGATCGATCAAGAACAGCCTCGAAGATGAAACCATGGCAAGGCTACACTCATGCTGCAGTTTTTGGTTTATCGGtctggttttgtcgcgaaacaaTCTTTGAAGCTTTACAATGGTGGAACGGGAGATCGCCATCTGGCGGTTTACTTTTGGGATTCTGTATACTCTTGACCGGATTAGCTTGCTTGCCCATTGTTGCCCTTCACTTTTCTCATGTCATG TCTGCTAAAAGAAGCTTGGTGCTGGTGATAGCAACCGGACTCCTTTTCATAATCATGCAGCCGCCACTCCCAACATCATGGACGTACCATTCGGAATTAATAAAAGCCGCCCGACAATCCACCGATGACATCTCAATCTACGGTTTCATCACATCAAAACCTACATGGCCATCATGGTTGCTGATGTCAGCAATCCTCCTCTCACTTGCAGCAGTCACCTCAATCATCCCTATAAAGTACATTGTCGAGTTACGTATGATATTCTCAATCGCCATGGGAATCGCCTTAGGTGTCTTCATATCAGCCGAATACTTCCTCCAAGCAACAATTCTACACCTCCTTATAGTTGTCACAATGGTGTGCACTTGTGTATTTGTAGTCTTCACACACCTCCCATCTGCTTCAAGCACAAAAGTCCTCCCATGGGTGTTCGCCTTACTCGTAGCCCTCTTCCCAGTCACCTATCTGTTAGAAGGCCAGGTCAGAATCAAAACCTTACTCGCGGAAACCGGGGTTGGTGACGTGGGCGAAGAAGACAGTAAGTTGACCGCCTTGCTGGCGGTGGAAGGGGCAAGAACGTCACTTCTTGGGTTATACGCCGCCATTTTCATGCTTATCGCGCTCGAGATCAAATTCGAGCTCGCCTCACTCATGCGTGAAAAATTCAACGACCAGGGCGCTGGCAGTCTTAGACATAGTCAATCCGGTCAAAGCGTGAGTTTCCCGCCAAAAATGCGGTTCATGAATCAACGCCGCGTGTTGACCGTTCCCGCTTTCACAATCAAACGGATTGCGGTGGAGGGGGCGTGGATGCCAGCTGTCGGGAATGTGGCGACGGTGATGTGTTTCGCGATATGTTTGATTTTGAATGTGAATCTGACGGGCGGGTCGAACCGGGCGATATTCTTTTTGGCTCCGATTCTGTTGCTTTTGAATCAGGATTCAGATTTTGTTGCGGGATTTGGGGATAAACAGAGGTATTTCCCGGTTACGGTTGTGATATCGGGTTACTTGATGTTGACTTCGGTTTATAGTATTTGGGAGGAGATATGGCAAGGGGATGTGGGTTGGGGGATGCAGATTGGTGGGCCCGATTGGATTTTTGCAGTTAAGAATTTGGCGCTTTTGATTTTGACGATTCCGAGTCATGTGTTGTTTAATCGGTTTGTGTGGAGTTATACAAAGAGGAATGACTCGATGCCATTGCTTACGATTCCGCTTAATTTGCCTCCTTCGATTATAACGGATGTTGTCAAGATAAGGATTTTGGGGCTGTTGGGGATTATATATTCCTTAGCTCAGTATCTAATATCCAGACAGCAATACGTGTCAGGGTTGAAGTATATCTAG